From Pelmatolapia mariae isolate MD_Pm_ZW linkage group LG1, Pm_UMD_F_2, whole genome shotgun sequence, one genomic window encodes:
- the tppp3 gene encoding tubulin polymerization-promoting protein family member 3, translating into MAESADMEQLLTAFRKFAVHGDTKATGKDLTGKNWAKLCKDCKIIDGKNVTGTDVDIVFSKVKQKTSRVINYEEFQKALEELAPKRFKGQSKEEALQSIHKLVEGREPTNVGVTKVAKTAAVDRLTDTSRYTGSHKERFDESGKGKGREGREEIVENTGYVGAYKNAGTYDTKVKAEK; encoded by the exons ATGGCGGAGAGTGCAGACATGGAGCAGCTCCTCACAGCTTTCAGGAAGTTTGCAGTTCATGGAGACACAAAGGCAACAGGCAAGGATCTAACCGGGAAGAACTGGGCCAAACTGTGCAAAGACTGCAAGATCATCGACGGCAAGAACGTCACCGGCACTGACGTGGACATCGTCTTCTCCAAAGTCAA ACAGAAGACGTCTCGGGTCATCAACTACGAGGAGTTTCAGAAAGCTCTGGAAGAGCTGGCTCCAAAGAGGTTCAAAGGTCAAAGCAAAGAGGAGGCACTGCAGTCTATCCACAAGCTGGTGGAAGGCCGAGAGCCTACCAACGTTGGTGTGACG AAAGTGGCAAAGACAGCAGCGGTGGACCGTCTGACCGACACGTCCCGTTACACTGGATCGCACAAGGAGCGCTTTGACGAGAGCGGCAAGGGCAAAGGTCGCGAGGGTCGTGAGGAGATTGTGGAGAACACGGGCTATGTGGGAGCGTACAAGAATGCCGGGACGTATGACACAAAGGTGAAAGCTGAGAAATGA
- the LOC134631869 gene encoding transient receptor potential cation channel subfamily M member 1-like isoform X3 translates to MDSRGRRGTDGSFKRSSIKRSASSASQKIQRAWIDRTFQKRECIQIIPSKDPSRCSCGQLVAQHTAIPLGTKEDGAPLVQLEVQSTERWSALKHTQVSPTDAYGVLEFQGGGHVNKAMYIRVSFDSKPDSLLHLMVKDWQLELPTLLISVHGGLQNFDLPPKLKQVFGKGLIKAAVTTGAWIFTGGVSTGVIRHVGDALKDHSSKSRGKVCAIGIAPWGIVENKEDLIGRDVTRPYQTMSNPLSKLSVLNSSHSHFILADNGTCGKYGAEVRLRRQLEKHISLQKINTRLGQGVPVVCLIVEGGPNVISITLESLKEEPPVPVVVCDGSGRASDILSFAHRYCEEDGLVSESVKDQLLVTIQKTFNYSRSQAQQIFLMVMECMKKRALHCCFHTLSCVTVGGKIIPAWI, encoded by the exons ATGGACagcagagggaggagaggaacTGATGGATCTTTCAAACGCTCATCCATAAAACGCAGCGCATCCTCTGCATCACAGAAG ATCCAGAGAGCTTGGATCGACAGAACCTTCCAGAAGAGGGAATGTATCCAGATCATTCCCAGCAAAGACCCCAGCAG GTGCAGCTGTGGTCAGCTGGTGGCACAGCACACTGCCATCCCTCTGGGGACCAAAGAGGACGGGGCCCCACTGGTCCAGCTGGAAGTCCAATCTACGGAGAGATGGAGTGCCCTCAAACACACCCAGGTCTCCCCCACTGATGCCTATGGGGTGCTGGAGTTTCAGGGAGGAGGACATGTCAACAAGGCCATG TACATCAGGGTCTCCTTTGACTCCAAACCAGATTCCCTGCTCCACCTGATGGTGAAGGACTGGCAGCTGGAGCTTCCCACGCTACTCATCTCTGTTCATGGAGGCCTCCAGAACTTTGACCTGCCTCCCAAGCTGAAGCAGGTCTTTGGTAAAGGGCTGATCAAAGCTGCTGTCACCACTGGAGCCTGGATCTTCACTGGAGGAGTCAGTACAG gaGTTATCCGCCATGTTGGCGATGCTCTGAAAGACCATTCTTCAAAGTCCAGAGGGAAAGTTTGTGCTATTGGGATTGCACCATGGGGGATTGTGGAGAACAAAGAAGACCTGATTGGGAGAGAT GTGACCCGGCCTTATCAGACAATGTCCAACCCACTCAGCAAGCTGTCAGTCCTGAACAGCAGTCACTCCCACTTCATCCTTGCTGATAACGGGACGTGTGGAAAGTACGGCGCTGAGGTTCGCCTCCGCCGGCAGCTGGAGAAGCATATCTCTCTGCAGAAAATCAACACAC GTCTTGGTCAGGGGGTCCCAGTGGTTTGTCTCATCGTAGAAGGTGGTCCAAATGTTATCTCAATCACACTGGAGAGCTTGAAGGAGGAACCCCCTGTCCCAGTGGTGGTCTGTGATGGCAGTGGTCGAGCTTCAGACATCCTTTCGTTTGCTCACAGATACTGTGAGGAAGATGG GTTGGTTAGTGAGAGTGTCAAAGACCAGCTGCTGGTCACCATCCAGAAGACTTTCAACTACAGCCGCAGCCAGGCTCAGCAGATCTTCCTCATGGTGATGGAGTGCATGAAGAAGAGAGCTCTG CACTGCTGCTTTCATACACTCAGCTGTGTTACTGTTGGAGGCAAAATAATCCCTGCCTGGATCTGA